From the genome of Thauera chlorobenzoica:
AATTTCGGTGTCCTTCGCCGGGGAAACCATCCACATCGTCGGCCTCGGTATCGATCATCATCATCCTGCGCTGAGCGCGGGGCTGGCACAGGTGCGGGAGGGGCGCGATGCGCGTGCGGTGCGGATGGGCGAAGCCCTCGAGCGCGCCGGAATTCGCGATGCACTTGCCGGTGCCCGCCGCTTTGCACGCAATCCGGCCCTGCTGAGTCGAGCCCACTTCGCCCGCCACCTGGTGGCGAGCGGGGTGATGCCCGACGTCAGGACCGTGTTCGACCACTATCTGGTACGCGGCAAGCCCGGCTTCGTCGACCACCAGTGGGCAACGCTGGAACAGGCGGTGGGCTGGATCCGGGCTGCCGGCGGCATCGCGGTGGTCGCCCATCCGGCCCGTTACCGCCTGTCCGCGGCCGACCTCGTGCGCCTTTTCGACCGTTTTGTCGCCGCCGGGGGCGAGGCGGTCGAAGTCGTCTCGGGGGCGCACACCGAGGACGAGATGCGCCGCTTCGCCACGGTCGCGCGCCAGCGCGGCTTGCTCGCTTCGCGCGCGTCGGATTTCCACGGTGAAAAGGAAAGCGCGGTCGATCTCGGGCGCTGCAACCCTCTTCCTCCCGATCTCGAGCCGGTGTGGTCGCGCCTGCTGTAAGGGCGGGTCCGTGCCGCCGGTCTGCCCGGGAAGGCCTTTTTCCACCCCGCCGCCGATCCGCTTCACCCGTGACCGGCCGCATGCGCACCGTCCCGCAATCAACAACACGACCATGACACAGTTCTTCACCCTCCATCCCGAGCAGCCGCAGCCGCGCTTGCTTCGCCAGGCCGCGGAAATCATCCGCGATGGTGGCCTGGTGGTGCTGCCGACCGATTCGGCCTACGCCCTCGGCTGCCAGATCGGCGATGCCGGCGTGCTCGATCGCATCCGGCGCATCCGCGCGGTCGATGAGCGCCACCATTTCACCCTGATGTGCCGCGACCTGTCCGAGATCGCCACCTATGCCCGGGTGGACAACCGCCAGTACCGCCTGCTCAAGGCGACCACGCCCGGTCCTTACACCTTCATCCTCGAAGGCACCAAGGAGCTCCCCCGCCGCGTCCTGCACCCCAAGCGCAAGACGATCGGTCTGCGCGTGCCCGAGCATGCCGTGGTATCGGCGCTGCTTGCCGAGCTCGACGGCCCCTTGCTGACCTCCACCCTGATCCTGCCCGGCGAGGACTTGCCGCTGAGCGACATCGATGAAATCCGCGAGCGTCTGGACAAGCAGGTCGACCTCGTCATCGAAGCCGGTTACTGCGGGCCGGAGGCGACCACCGTGATCGATCTCACTTCGGGGGCGCCCGAGCTGATCCGGGCCGGGCGCGGTCCGCTCGGACCCTTCGGGCTAGAATGAGCGCTTTATTGCCGCCGATTCCGTCATGGATGCGCTGATTCCGACCCTGGCCATCTGGGCCCTGCCGGTGCTGCTGGCGATCACCCTGCACGAGGCGGCGCACGGCTATGTTGCGCGCCACTTCGGCGACCCGACAGCGCATCTGGCCGGGCGGATCACGCTCAATCCGCTGCGCCACATCGATCCGGTCGGCACCGTACTGGTGCCGGTCGGCATCCTTGCGTTGAGTACCTTGATGGGCGGGGGCGGCATCCTCTTTGGCTGGGCCAAGCCGGTGCCGGTGAATTTCGGCCGCCTGCGCAGTCCCAAGGCCGACATGCTGTGGGTGGCGGCAGCGGGGCCGTTCACCAATCTGCTGATGGCGCTCGGCTGGGCACTCTTGTTCCGCATCGCCGTTTCCGCCGAGCCGGGCGCTTATTCGCTGGCGATGCTGAAAATGGCCGATGCGGGTATCCAGATCAACGCCGTGCTGATGGTGCTGAACCTGCTGCCGATCCCGCCGCTCGACGGCGGACGGATCGCGGTCAGCCTGCTGCCGGACCGCTTCGCCTGGCGTTTCGCCCGGCTCGAACCGTACGGTTTCCCGATCCTGCTCGTGCTGTTGTTTACCGGCATCCTCGGCGCCATCCTGTGGCCGCTGATCGCCGGCTTCCGCTACCTGCTCTCCCTCGTCTTCGGTCTCTGACTTCCGCCCATGTACGCAGAACGCGTCCTTTCCGGCATGCGCCCCAGCGGCCGCCTGCATCTCGGCCACTATCACGGCGTCCTCAAGAACTGGGTGAAGCTGCAGGAGGAATATCCCTGCCTGTTCTTCGTCGCCGACTGGCACGCGCTGACCACTCATTACGACACGCCGCAGGTGATCGCGGACCATGTCTGGGACATGGTGATCGATTGGCTCGCGGCCGGCGTCGACCCCGCCCAGTCCACCCTCTTCATCCAGTCCCGCGTGCCCGAGCATGCCGAGTTGCACCTGCTGCTGTCGATGATGACGCCGCTCGGCTGGCTCGAGCGTGTGCCGAGCTGGAAGGAGCAGCAGGAAAGGCTGGAGGGGCGCGACCTGTCGACCTACGGCTTTCTCGGCTATCCCTTGCTCCAGTCGGCCGACATTCTGCTCTACCGCGCCGACAAGGTGCCGGTGGGCGAGGACCAGGTGCCGCATGTCGAGATCACGCGCGAAATCGCCCGCCGCTTCAACCATCTTTACGGGCGTGAGGCCGGCTTCGAGGACAAGGCGAAAGAGGCGGTGAAAAAGCTCGGCGCCAAGCGCGCGCGCCTTTATCAGGAGCTGCGCACCCGCTTCCAGCAAGAAGGTGACGACGATGCGCTGGAGCAGGCCAAGGCCCTCCTCGATGAAACCCAGAATCTGAGCCTGGGGGACCGCGAGCGCCTCTACGGCTATCTCGAAGGCAGCGGCAAGATGATCCTGGTCGAGCCCGAGACCCTGCTGACCCCGGCGGCGCGCATGCCCGGGCTGGATGGGCAGAAGATGTCCAAGTCCTACGCCAACACGATCAACCTGCGCGAGGACGCCGACAGCGTCACGCGCAAGATCCGCACCATGCAGACCGACCCGGCGCGGATGCGGCGCACCGACCCGGGCGACCCGGAGCGCTGCCCGGTGTGGCCGCTGCATGCGATCTATTCGGACGAAGCCACCCTGGCCTGGGTGCAGCAGGGTTGCCGCAGCGCCGGGATCGGCTGCCTGGAGTGCAAGCAGCCCCTGCTCGAGGCCATCCTCGACGAACAGGAAATTCTGCACGAACGGGCCCAACCCTATCTCGACGATCCCGCGTTGGTGCGCAGCATTCTTGCCGACGGCTGCGAACGTGCGCGCAAGCTGGCGCAGGAAACCATGCGCGACGTGCGTGAGGCGATGGGCCTGGATTACGGCTGATGGGCAGGCCGATGCGCCGTCACCGGGCGGGACGCCGATGAGCCTGCCGTTGCCGCTGGCTCCCCCCGAAACCGCCGCGACGCTGGATGCGTTCGCCCGCATCTACGGCGAACCCCTGCTCGAACTGCCCAAAGACCTGTATATTCCGCCCGATGCGCTGCAGGTGTTCCTCGATGCGTTCGAGGGGCCGCTGGATTTGCTGCTGTACCTGATCCGCAAGGCCAATCTCGACGTGCTCGACATTCCGATGGCGCCGCTCACCGCGCAGTACCTGGAATACGTCGAGGCGATGCGGGCCACGAATCTGGAGCTGGCTGCCGAATATCTGCTGATGGCGGCGATGCTGCTCGAAATCAAGTCGCGCATGCTGCTGCCGCGGCCGCCGCGCGAGCATGCCGAAGAGGGCGACCCGCGCGCCGAATTGGTGCGCCGCCTGCTCGAATACGAGCAGATGAAGTTCGCTGCCGCACGGCTCGACTCGCTGCCGCGGGTCGAGCGCGATTTCGAATGGGTGGGGGTGTTCGTCGCCGAGAAAGTGGTCGAACGCCTGCCCGAGGTCAGCCTGCACGACCTGCAGCTGGCATGGCTGCGGATCATGAAGAAGGCCCGGCTCAACCAGCATCACCGCGTCGGCCGCGAGCAGCTGTCGGTGCGCGAGCTCATGGCGGCGATCCTGCGCAAGCTGGGCGATGGCGCCTTCGTGGCGTTCGACACCTTGTTCGATGCGCAGCTCGGGCCGTCGGGGCTGGTGGTGAGCTTTCTCGCCGTGCTCGAGCTGGTGAAGGAAAGGCTGGTCGAAGTGACTCAGAACGAGGCTTTTGCGCCGATCTACGTGAAACTCGCCGATGCCAGCCGCAACGACACCTGAGGCCTACCTGCGCATCGTCGAAGCGGCGCTGTTCGCCGCACCGGCGCCGTTGCCCGTGTCCGAGCTGCGTCGCTTGTTCGACGAGGATCCCGGGGCGGAACTGGTGCGCCGCCTGCTCGATACCTTGTGTGCGGAGTGGCGCAGCGCCGGACGCGGCATCGAGCTGGTGCAACTGGCCAGCGGCTGGCGCTTCCAGACGCGGGCGCAGTACCAGGTTTATCTGGACCGGCTGAAGGAGGAAAGGCCGCCGCGTTATTCGCGAGCGGTGATGGAAACCCTGGCGATCATCGCTTACCGCCAGCCGGTCACCCGGGGCGACATCGAGGATATCCGCGGCGTGGCGGTGTCGCCGAACATCTTGAAGACGCTGGAATCGCGCGGCTGGGTCGATGTCGTCGGTCATCGCGACACGCCCGGCCGGCCGGCCTTGCTCGCCACCACCCGGCGCTTCCTCGACGACATGGGGTTGCGCAGCCTGACCGAGCTGCCGGCGCTCACCGAAATCGAAAAAATCATGGACTTAGTCGATGTCTCGCAAAACGAACCGGCCCCTGCGCCCACCCCTGAAGAAGAAGTCTGACACGATCGAGATTCTCGATCACGAGCCGCGGCCGGGGCGCGCGGTCCGCCGCGAAGGCCCGGCCCATGCTGACGGGGACGCCCAGCCGCGCCACAAGGACGCCCATCTCAATGCCGATCCGCGTGGGCCGCGGGCGCCGCGTCCGGGTACGGCGGGCAGGGGGCAGGGCCGCAGCCAGGACGATCCGGTGCGCCGGCCCGATGCCCATCATTCCGCCCTCGGCCAGCCCGAACGTGGCGAGCGTGCGCCGCGGGGCCGCAGTCAGGGGAGCGGGCGCGCGGCGCCGACCACCCTGAGCGAGCCGGAGCGGCTGCAGAAGGTGCTGGCCCAGGCCGGCGTCGCCTCCCGGCGCGAGATCGAGGAGTGGGTGGTGGCCGGGCGCATTTCGGTCAACGGCCTGCCGGCTGCGCTGGGGCAGAAGATTGGCCCGGGTGATCGGGTCAAGGTCAACGGCAAGCTGATTCCGCTGCGCTTCACCCAGCGTTCGCCGCGCGTGCTGATGTACCACAAGCCCGAGGGCGAGATCGTCTCGCGCGACGACCCGGAAGGCCGTCCCACCGTGTTCGAGCGCCTGCCGCTGCTGCGCAAGGGGCGCTGGCTGGCGGTCGGGCGGCTCGACTTCAACACTTCCGGCCTGCTGTTGTTCACCAACGACGGCGATCTTGCCAACAAGCTGATGCACCCGCGCTACGAGCTCGAGCGCGAATATGCGGTGCGCCTCCTCGGCGAGCTGACCGAGGAGCAGGCGAAGTCGCTGACCGAGGGCGTTCAGCTCGAAGACGGCCCGGCGAAATTCACCAACCTGCGTGACGAGGGGGGGGAAGGGGCCAATCACTGGTACCGGGTGACGATCTCCGAGGGCCGCAACCGCGAGGTGCGGCGCATGTTCGAGGCGGTCGGCCTGACCGTCAGCCGGCTGATGCGGGTGCGCTACGGCAGCGTCGAGCTTCCCGCCCGCCTCAAACGTGGGATGTGGATGGAAATGCCGGAGGCCGATGCCTGCCGCCTCGCCGATCTGCCCGTGCCCCAGGGGCGCAGCCAGGACGAGCGCGCCAAGCGCCCGGCCAAGCTGCACCGCACCCAGCCTCGCAGTGCCCCGAAAATGCGCTGATCGGCGATGCCAGCCCCCGCCCGTTGGTTTTCCGCGGCTGGGGCGTGGGGGTTTTTCCCGCTGTTTCCAGAACAGGCCGTTGACTTGCGACGGTTTGCCTGGACAGCGGCTTTCGCGCTATAATCTCAAAGCTTTGATGAGTGGCTTTATGGCTGCGCGCTTCAGCTGCCGCCGACCTCGTCAGTTATCCGGTTGTGGGCAGTGGCGTGTTTCCGGCGGGGTCAATCGTTTGATGGGCGTTTCGCCCATTTTTTATTTGTGGCGCCAGTCGCGGCGCCGGTGAAAGAGCGGGTTGAGTGCATGCGTGCAGAAGTCGAGCAACTGATCGAGCAGGTGGTGAGCGGTCTCGGGTACGAACTCGTCGATGTCGAGTTTTCTCCCAAGGGCCGGCTGCTGCGGGTGTTCCTCGATATCGAGCGTGGCATCACGGTGGATGACTGCGCCACGGTGAGCAACCAGCTGCAGCGCGTGTTCGAGGTCGAAAACGTCGATTACGACCGCCTCGAGGTGTCGTCGCCCGGACTCGATCGCCCGCTCAGGAAACTCGCCGACTTCGAACGTTTTACCGGTAGCGAGGCCCAGGTACGCCTTTCGCTGCCGATCGGCAACCAGCGCAATTTCGTGGGTGTGATCGAAGGAGTGCGCGATGCTGCGGTAGCGCTCGCCACCGAGAAAGGCGAAGTGCTGCTGCCTTTCGATGACATCGAGAAGGCACGCCTTGTACCCAAATTTTAAGACTGTGGATGTGGAGGTATTCTTGAAATGAGCCGCGAGATCCTGCTGCTTGTTGATGCGCTGGCGCGCGAGAAGAACGTCGCCAGGGACATCGTTTTTGCCGCGCTCGAAACCGCGCTGGCCTCCGCCACCAAGAAGCGCATCCATGACGACGCCGACGTGGTGGTGTCGATCGATCGCGAGACCGGGGACTACACCTCGCGCCGGCGCTGGCTGGTGATGCTCGACGAGGACGTGACCAACGACGAGGCCGAGATGGGCATCATCGATGCGCGCGAACTCGATCCGGACATCCAGCTCGGCGACTATATCGAGGAAGCGCTCGAGCCGATCGACTTCGGTCGCATCGGTGCGCAGGCGGCCAAGCAGGTGATCCTGCAGCGCATCCGCGACGCCGAGCGCGAACAGGTGCTCAACGACTTCCTCGAGCGCAAGGAATTCCTCGTTTCCGGCTCGATCAAGCGCATGGAGCGCGGCAGCGCGATCATCGAAGTGGGGCGCATGGAAGCGGTCCTGCCGCGGGATCAGCAGATTCCGCGCGAGAACCTGCGCGTGGGCGACCGGATCAAGGCCTTCCTGCTCAAGATCGATCGCGGCGCCCGCGGTCCGCAGCTGATTCTGTCGCGCACCGCCCCCGAATTCCTGATGAAGCTGTTCGAGCTCGAAGTCCCCGAAATCGAGGACGGCCTGCTCGAACTCAAGGCCTGCGCCCGCGACCCCGGGCTGCGCGCCAAGATCGCGGTCAAATCGAACGATCCGCGCATCGACCCGATCGGCACCTGCGTCGGCCTGCGCGGTTCGCGTGTCACCGCGGTGCGCAACGAAATCGGCGGCGAGCAGATCGACATCATCGTGTGGGCGGCCGACCCTGCCCAGTTCGTGGTCGCTGCGTTGCAGCCGGCCGAAGTGGTCTCGATCGTCGTCGACGAGGAAGCGCACGCGATGGATGTCGTCGTCGACGAGAACAATCTGGCGATCGCCATCGGCCGCAACGGCCAGAACGTCAAGCTCGCTTCCGAGCTCAGCGGGTGGACGATCAACCTGATGAGCGAGCAGGAGTCGGCGGAAAAGACCGCTCAGGAGCAGCAGGGGCTGCGTGCGCTGTTCATGGCAAAACTGGACGTCGACGAGGACATCGCCGACATCCTGATCGAGGAGGGTTTTTCCTCGCTCGAAGAAGTCGCCTACGTACCGCTGGCCGAGATGCTCGACATCGAGGCTTTCGACGAAGACACGGTAAACGAGCTGCGCAACCGCGCTCGCAACGTGTTGCTGACCGAGGCGATCGTCACCGAAGAGCAGCTGGAGAACGTCTCCGACGATCTGCTCAATCTCGAAGGCATGGAGAAATCCCTTGCCGCAACCCTGGCCCAGAAGGGCATTCGTACCCGTGATGATCTTGCCGACCTTGCGGTCGACGAGCTGGTCGAGATGGCCGGGATCGACGAAGAAAGAGCCAAGGCGCTGATTTCCGTTGCGCGCGCCCATTGGTTCGAAGAATGATGGGAGGGCAGTAATGGAACAAATGAGCGTGACCCAGTTTGCCGGCGAACTGAAAATGCCGGCCGCGGCGCTGCTCGAGCAGTTGAAGCGTGCGGGCGTGGAAAAAACCGGCCCCGCCGATCTGCTCACCGAACAGGACAAGGCGAGGCTGCTCGAATACCTGCGCCGGGCGCATGGCGATGTCCAGCCCAAGGGCAAGATCACCCTGACCCGCAAGCAGACGACCGAAATCCGTGCGACCGACTCGACCGGCCGTGCGCGCACGGTCCAGGTCGAAGTGCGCAAGAAGCGCACCTTCGTCAAGCGCGATGAACTCCAGGGGGAGGCGGGCGCCGAGGTGAGCGAGCTGGCTGCCGCGCCCGAGTCGCAGCTGGCCGCACCGGAGCCGGCCGAAGAGGTGTTCGAGGCGCCGCAGGCGGAGCCTGTGGCTGAAAGTCCTGTGCAGGCAAGCGCCGATGAGCCGGTGCCCGAAGTCCAGGAAGCGGCGCCGGTCGAGGCGGCGAAGGCCGAGCCTGCCGCCGCTTCCGAGGCGGTTGCCGTCGAACCGGCACCGGCGGAAGCCTCCGCCGGCGGCAAAGGCGCGGCCGTGCCTGCCGCCGAGCCGCCCCCCGCAGCGCCGACAACGACCATTGTGCTTAGCAGGCCGCTGCCGCTCAGCGAGATTCTCGGCGACGAAGAAATCGCCGCCCGCAAGCGCGATGAAGATCGCCTGCGCGCCTTGAAAGAGCGCCAGGCGGCCGATCTGCGCGCACGCCAGGAGCGCGAGGCGGCGGCGCGGGCTGCAGCTGAAGCCCGCCGTGCCGAAGAAGAAGCCCGTATCCGTGCCGAGCAGCAGAAAAAGGAAGAGCCGGCGAAGCCGGCCAAATCCACTACCGGCACGCTGCACCGGCCGGCGAAGACCGAAGACAAGCCGGCCGTCAGCCGCGACGCGCGGCGCACTCCAGCGGCCCCGGCGCGTGAGGCCGACAGCGGCAGCAAACGTCGTGGCGGCCTGAAGACGCGCGGCGAAGTGGGCGCGACCACGGGCAGCAACTGGCGTGGAGCGGGCAAGGGGGGCGGTCGTCACGGCCGCCATCAGGAAGACCGCTCGTCGTTCCAGGCGCCGACCGAACCCATCGTGCGCGAAGTCCATGTGCCCGAGACCATCACCGTCGCCGATCTCGCCCACAAGATGGCGGTGAAGGCGACCGAGGTCATCAAGACATTGATGAAGATGGGCTCGATGGTCACGATCAACCAGGTGCTCGACCAGGAAACCGCGATGATCGTGGTCGAGGAAATGGGTCACAAGGCGCTCGCCGCCAAGCTCGACGACCCTGATGCCTTCCTCGAGGAAAATGAGGAGCTCAAGGATGCCGAGCTGCTGCCGCGTGCGCCGGTGGTCACGGTCATGGGCCACGTCGACCACGGCAAGACCTCGCTGCTCGACTACATCCGCACGGCGAAGGTCGCGGCGGGCGAATTCGGCGGCATCACCCAGCACATCGGCGCGTATCACGTCGAGACCGCACGCGGCATGCTCACCTTCCTCGACACCCCGGGCCACGAGGCGTTCACCGCGATGCGTGCGCGCGGCGCCAAGGCCACCGACATCGTCATCCTGGTGGTGGCGGCCGATGACGGCGTGATGCCGCAGACGCGCGAGGCGATCCACCATGCCAAGGCGGCCGGTGTGCCGCTGGTGGTGGCGATCAACAAGATCGACAAGCCCGATGCCAGCCCCGAGCGCGTCACCCAGGAACTGATTGCCGAGTCCGTGATTCCCGAAGCCTACGGCGGCGACGTGATGTTCGTGCCGGTGTCGGCGAAGAAGGGCACCGGCATCGACGAACTGCTCGAGGCCGTGCTGCTGCAGGCCGAAGTGCTGGAATTGACCGCTGCGGTCGACACTCCGGCGAAGGGTCTGATCATCGAAGCCCGTCTCGACAAGGGGCGTGGCCCGGTGGCTTCGCTGCTGGTGCAGTCGGGCACCCTGAGGAAGGGCGACGTGCTGCTTGCCGGCGCGACCTTCGGCCGCATCCGCGCGATGCTCGACGAGAACGGCAAGCAGATCGACGAGGCCGGCCCCTCGATCCCGGTCGAGGTCCTCGGCCTGTCCGATGTCCCGGCTGCGGGCGACGAGGCGATCGCACTCGTCGACGAGAAGAAGGCGCGCGAAATCGCCCTCTTCCGCCAGGGCAAGTTCCGCGATGTCAAGCTCGCCAAGCAGCAGGCAGCCAAGCTCGAGAGCATGTTCGAGCAGATGAGCGAAGGTGAGGTCAAGACCCTGGCGCTGATCATCAAGGCCGACGTCCAGGGCTCGCAGGAAGCCCTCGTGCAGTCGCTGCAGAAGTTGTCCACCGACGAGGTACGGGTCAACGTGATCCACGCCGCGGTGGGGGCGATTTCCGAATCCGACGTCAACCTGGCGCAGGCCTCGGGCGCCGTCATCATCGGCTTCAACACCCGCGCCGATGCCGGTGCGCGCAAGCTGGCCGAGAGTTTCGACGTCGATATCCGCTACTACAACATCATCTACGATGCGGTCGATGAGGTGAAGGCGGCGCTGTCCGGCATGCTTGCCCCCGAGAAACGCGAAGAAATCACCGGTCTGGTCGAAATCCGCCAGGTGTTCACGATTTCCAGGATCGGCTCGATCGCCGGTTGCTACGTGCTCGAAGGGGTGGTGCGGCGCAATTCGCATATCCGCCTGCTGCGCAACCACACGGTGGTGTGGACCGGCGAACTCGAATCGCTCAAGCGCTTCAAGGACGACGTCAAGGAAGTCAAGTTCGGCTACGAGTGCGGCCTCCAGCTCAGGAACTACAACGACATCAAGGAAGGCGACCAGCTCGAGGTGTTCGAGATCAAGGAAGTGGCGAGGACGCTGTAGACGATGCCCAAGGAGTATTCCCGCAGCCAGCGCGTGGTGGAGCAGATCCGCCGCGAGCTGGCCGAGCTGATCCGGCTCGAAGTGAAGGATCCGCGCGTCGGCTTCATCACCCTGACCGATGTCGAGATCACGCCCGATTACGCTCACGCCAAGGTGTTCTTCACCTCGATGACCGGTGCCGGCGATGTCCCCGAAATCCTCCAGGGCCTGCGCCGTGCGAGCGGTTTCCTGCGCCGCGAGCTGGGCCGGCGGATCCGCATCCACACCATTCCCGAGCTCCATTTCCAGTACGACCGCTCGGTCGAGGAAGGCGCACGCCTTTCGCAGCTGATCGACGAGGTGGTTCGCGAGGACGAAGCGCGCCACCAGGACGACGGCGTTACGGGGCCGGATTCCGCCAGTGATGACGACGGCAAGCGCGGCTGAGGCCGGGGCGGCGACTCCGGGTGCCGACGCTTCGCGCCCGCGCCGGGCGAAGCAGCCGCAGCGCAAGATCGTGCGCCGGGTGGTCGACGGCGTGCTGCTGCTCGACAAGCCGCAGGGGCTGAGTTCCAATACCGCGCTGCAGGCCGCGCGCCGCCTGTTCCGTGCTGCGAAGGCCGGCCACACCGGGAC
Proteins encoded in this window:
- a CDS encoding site-2 protease family protein; this encodes MDALIPTLAIWALPVLLAITLHEAAHGYVARHFGDPTAHLAGRITLNPLRHIDPVGTVLVPVGILALSTLMGGGGILFGWAKPVPVNFGRLRSPKADMLWVAAAGPFTNLLMALGWALLFRIAVSAEPGAYSLAMLKMADAGIQINAVLMVLNLLPIPPLDGGRIAVSLLPDRFAWRFARLEPYGFPILLVLLFTGILGAILWPLIAGFRYLLSLVFGL
- the rluB gene encoding 23S rRNA pseudouridine(2605) synthase RluB — protein: MSRKTNRPLRPPLKKKSDTIEILDHEPRPGRAVRREGPAHADGDAQPRHKDAHLNADPRGPRAPRPGTAGRGQGRSQDDPVRRPDAHHSALGQPERGERAPRGRSQGSGRAAPTTLSEPERLQKVLAQAGVASRREIEEWVVAGRISVNGLPAALGQKIGPGDRVKVNGKLIPLRFTQRSPRVLMYHKPEGEIVSRDDPEGRPTVFERLPLLRKGRWLAVGRLDFNTSGLLLFTNDGDLANKLMHPRYELEREYAVRLLGELTEEQAKSLTEGVQLEDGPAKFTNLRDEGGEGANHWYRVTISEGRNREVRRMFEAVGLTVSRLMRVRYGSVELPARLKRGMWMEMPEADACRLADLPVPQGRSQDERAKRPAKLHRTQPRSAPKMR
- the infB gene encoding translation initiation factor IF-2, which gives rise to MEQMSVTQFAGELKMPAAALLEQLKRAGVEKTGPADLLTEQDKARLLEYLRRAHGDVQPKGKITLTRKQTTEIRATDSTGRARTVQVEVRKKRTFVKRDELQGEAGAEVSELAAAPESQLAAPEPAEEVFEAPQAEPVAESPVQASADEPVPEVQEAAPVEAAKAEPAAASEAVAVEPAPAEASAGGKGAAVPAAEPPPAAPTTTIVLSRPLPLSEILGDEEIAARKRDEDRLRALKERQAADLRARQEREAAARAAAEARRAEEEARIRAEQQKKEEPAKPAKSTTGTLHRPAKTEDKPAVSRDARRTPAAPAREADSGSKRRGGLKTRGEVGATTGSNWRGAGKGGGRHGRHQEDRSSFQAPTEPIVREVHVPETITVADLAHKMAVKATEVIKTLMKMGSMVTINQVLDQETAMIVVEEMGHKALAAKLDDPDAFLEENEELKDAELLPRAPVVTVMGHVDHGKTSLLDYIRTAKVAAGEFGGITQHIGAYHVETARGMLTFLDTPGHEAFTAMRARGAKATDIVILVVAADDGVMPQTREAIHHAKAAGVPLVVAINKIDKPDASPERVTQELIAESVIPEAYGGDVMFVPVSAKKGTGIDELLEAVLLQAEVLELTAAVDTPAKGLIIEARLDKGRGPVASLLVQSGTLRKGDVLLAGATFGRIRAMLDENGKQIDEAGPSIPVEVLGLSDVPAAGDEAIALVDEKKAREIALFRQGKFRDVKLAKQQAAKLESMFEQMSEGEVKTLALIIKADVQGSQEALVQSLQKLSTDEVRVNVIHAAVGAISESDVNLAQASGAVIIGFNTRADAGARKLAESFDVDIRYYNIIYDAVDEVKAALSGMLAPEKREEITGLVEIRQVFTISRIGSIAGCYVLEGVVRRNSHIRLLRNHTVVWTGELESLKRFKDDVKEVKFGYECGLQLRNYNDIKEGDQLEVFEIKEVARTL
- a CDS encoding segregation and condensation protein A; this translates as MSLPLPLAPPETAATLDAFARIYGEPLLELPKDLYIPPDALQVFLDAFEGPLDLLLYLIRKANLDVLDIPMAPLTAQYLEYVEAMRATNLELAAEYLLMAAMLLEIKSRMLLPRPPREHAEEGDPRAELVRRLLEYEQMKFAAARLDSLPRVERDFEWVGVFVAEKVVERLPEVSLHDLQLAWLRIMKKARLNQHHRVGREQLSVRELMAAILRKLGDGAFVAFDTLFDAQLGPSGLVVSFLAVLELVKERLVEVTQNEAFAPIYVKLADASRNDT
- the rimP gene encoding ribosome maturation factor RimP; translation: MRAEVEQLIEQVVSGLGYELVDVEFSPKGRLLRVFLDIERGITVDDCATVSNQLQRVFEVENVDYDRLEVSSPGLDRPLRKLADFERFTGSEAQVRLSLPIGNQRNFVGVIEGVRDAAVALATEKGEVLLPFDDIEKARLVPKF
- the rbfA gene encoding 30S ribosome-binding factor RbfA; the encoded protein is MPKEYSRSQRVVEQIRRELAELIRLEVKDPRVGFITLTDVEITPDYAHAKVFFTSMTGAGDVPEILQGLRRASGFLRRELGRRIRIHTIPELHFQYDRSVEEGARLSQLIDEVVREDEARHQDDGVTGPDSASDDDGKRG
- a CDS encoding 3',5'-nucleoside bisphosphate phosphatase; this encodes MTPLPAAALHAINADLHCHSTVSDGWLEPEAVVLRALGNGVELLALTDHDEVGGIDAAARVAAAHGLRFVPGVEISVSFAGETIHIVGLGIDHHHPALSAGLAQVREGRDARAVRMGEALERAGIRDALAGARRFARNPALLSRAHFARHLVASGVMPDVRTVFDHYLVRGKPGFVDHQWATLEQAVGWIRAAGGIAVVAHPARYRLSAADLVRLFDRFVAAGGEAVEVVSGAHTEDEMRRFATVARQRGLLASRASDFHGEKESAVDLGRCNPLPPDLEPVWSRLL
- the scpB gene encoding SMC-Scp complex subunit ScpB — its product is MPAATTPEAYLRIVEAALFAAPAPLPVSELRRLFDEDPGAELVRRLLDTLCAEWRSAGRGIELVQLASGWRFQTRAQYQVYLDRLKEERPPRYSRAVMETLAIIAYRQPVTRGDIEDIRGVAVSPNILKTLESRGWVDVVGHRDTPGRPALLATTRRFLDDMGLRSLTELPALTEIEKIMDLVDVSQNEPAPAPTPEEEV
- a CDS encoding tryptophan--tRNA ligase → MYAERVLSGMRPSGRLHLGHYHGVLKNWVKLQEEYPCLFFVADWHALTTHYDTPQVIADHVWDMVIDWLAAGVDPAQSTLFIQSRVPEHAELHLLLSMMTPLGWLERVPSWKEQQERLEGRDLSTYGFLGYPLLQSADILLYRADKVPVGEDQVPHVEITREIARRFNHLYGREAGFEDKAKEAVKKLGAKRARLYQELRTRFQQEGDDDALEQAKALLDETQNLSLGDRERLYGYLEGSGKMILVEPETLLTPAARMPGLDGQKMSKSYANTINLREDADSVTRKIRTMQTDPARMRRTDPGDPERCPVWPLHAIYSDEATLAWVQQGCRSAGIGCLECKQPLLEAILDEQEILHERAQPYLDDPALVRSILADGCERARKLAQETMRDVREAMGLDYG
- a CDS encoding L-threonylcarbamoyladenylate synthase; the protein is MTQFFTLHPEQPQPRLLRQAAEIIRDGGLVVLPTDSAYALGCQIGDAGVLDRIRRIRAVDERHHFTLMCRDLSEIATYARVDNRQYRLLKATTPGPYTFILEGTKELPRRVLHPKRKTIGLRVPEHAVVSALLAELDGPLLTSTLILPGEDLPLSDIDEIRERLDKQVDLVIEAGYCGPEATTVIDLTSGAPELIRAGRGPLGPFGLE
- the nusA gene encoding transcription termination factor NusA; translation: MSREILLLVDALAREKNVARDIVFAALETALASATKKRIHDDADVVVSIDRETGDYTSRRRWLVMLDEDVTNDEAEMGIIDARELDPDIQLGDYIEEALEPIDFGRIGAQAAKQVILQRIRDAEREQVLNDFLERKEFLVSGSIKRMERGSAIIEVGRMEAVLPRDQQIPRENLRVGDRIKAFLLKIDRGARGPQLILSRTAPEFLMKLFELEVPEIEDGLLELKACARDPGLRAKIAVKSNDPRIDPIGTCVGLRGSRVTAVRNEIGGEQIDIIVWAADPAQFVVAALQPAEVVSIVVDEEAHAMDVVVDENNLAIAIGRNGQNVKLASELSGWTINLMSEQESAEKTAQEQQGLRALFMAKLDVDEDIADILIEEGFSSLEEVAYVPLAEMLDIEAFDEDTVNELRNRARNVLLTEAIVTEEQLENVSDDLLNLEGMEKSLAATLAQKGIRTRDDLADLAVDELVEMAGIDEERAKALISVARAHWFEE